In a single window of the Geotrypetes seraphini chromosome 11, aGeoSer1.1, whole genome shotgun sequence genome:
- the LOC117368810 gene encoding uncharacterized protein LOC117368810, translated as MHKVHVYPGSSARTVTSVPGPDIFFCCRCENQQYSVNDFINHKIYDCQPEYKTRSITPETHPITGCQLKTEYGKKDMERHLKTHTVCKPVTLTGACFDDTSANQELEELIQILKKLVEQLGAKAVLQRLLGTQDGGASASNIEKNQIAPVEIPGGMHSTCLQQGKAPEGQAADTTPFTGTDSENGTDSGNTLLHMIREALSSFQADQFQSQFMGQGDRQGPLFTPQEGHPGGYGSSGRQTGYSSIKKSCKKFNNGLCTWNNCRFQHACNLCGGALLASQCRVGREMTTAIAHRPLLCGR; from the exons ATGCATAAAGTACATGTGTACCCAGGGTCCAGTGCAAGAACAGTCACTTCAG TTCCTGGTCCCGATATTTTCTTTTGTTGCCGATGCGAAAACCAACAATATTCAGTAAATGATtttataaatcataaaatatatgACTGCCAGCctgaatataagaccagatcaaTAACTCCTGAGACTCATCCCATCACAG GTTGCCAATTGAAAACTGAATATGGTAAGAAAGACATGGAGCGTCATCTGAAAACTCACACAG TCtgtaagcctgttacattaacgggtgcctgTTTTGATGACACCTCAGCTAACCAAGAACTGGAGGAGCTAATACAAATCCTGAAAAAGCTGGTGGAGCAGCTTGGTGCAAAAGCAGTTCTCCAGAGGCTCCTGGGCACCCAGGATGGGGGTGCGTCAGCCTCCAACATAGAGAAAAATCAAATAGCTCCAGTTGAGATTCCTGGCGGAATGCACAGCACATGTCTCCAACAGGGTAAAGCCCCGGAGGGACAGGCTGCGGACACAACCCCTTTCACGGGGACAGACAGTGAGAATGGAACAGACAGTGGGAATACTCTGCTACATATGATTAGGGAGGCATTGTCCTCTTTTCAGGCAGACCAATTTCAATCACAGTTCATGGGACAGGGAGACAGGCAGGGGCCCCTGTTCACTCCGCAAGAGGGGCATCCAGGTGGATATGGGAGTAGTGGCAGGCAGACAGGATACTCAAGCATCAAAAAGTCCTGTAAGAagtttaataatggtttatgcacATGGAACAACTGCCGATTCCAGCACGCATGTAACCTCTGTGGGGGGGCTCTGTTGGCATCCCAGTGCCGAGTGGGTAGAGAGATGACCACAGCTATTGCACACAGGCCGCTCCTCTGTGGGAGATAG